One Solanum lycopersicum chromosome 4, SLM_r2.1 DNA window includes the following coding sequences:
- the CKX5 gene encoding cytokinin oxidase/dehydrogenase-like 5 precursor translates to MKSSPTHFFFKHNSMLLRLLIFILGICSINRSNLCCDQLFVTPSSFSVIQSSLKQLTIEGCFSFKNFDHVAKDFGNRYHFLPSAVLYPKSVSDISSTLKHIFDMGTTTDLTVAARGHGHSLEGQAQAYQGVVISMESLRAPAMRFHHAGELPFVDVSAGELWINILHESLKLELTPKSWTDYLHLTVGGTLSNAGISGQAFKHGPQINNVYQLEVVTGKGEVITCSKEQNADLFYGVLGGLGQFGIITRARIALQPAPKKVKWIRVLYSDFSTFSNDQEQLISSKDSFDYVEGFVIINKTGLLNNWRSTFNPKDPLLATKFSSEGKVLYCLEVAKYFNPEETPNTDQNIDVLLSKLSYIKSTLFQSEVSYVEFLDRVHVSEMKLQEKGLWDVPHPWLNLLIPKSRIHDFAQEVFGKILTDTSHGPILIYPVNKSKWIKGTSMVTPEEDVMYLIAFLSSAMPSSTGKDGLEHILNKNKKILNFCNKAHIGMKQYLPHYTTQEDWKVHFGPRWETFARRKSTYDPLSILAPGHRIFERASLLKQY, encoded by the exons ATGAAGTCATCACCAACTCATTTCTTCTTTAAACATAATAGTATGCTTCTAAGGCTTCTTATATTCATACTAGGCATTTGCTCAATAAACAGAAGTAACCTCTGTTGTGACCAACTTTTTGTCACCCCTTCAAGCTTCTCAGTGATTCAATCATCACTGAAACAGTTAACTATTGAAGGGTGCTTTAGTTTCAAGAATTTCGATCATGTCGCGAAGGATTTCGGCAACAGATATCACTTCCTTCCATCAGCTGTTCTGTATCCGAAATCGGTTTCAGACATATCATCCactttaaaacatatttttgacATGGGAACAACAACTGACCTAACTGTTGCTGCTAGAGGACATGGTCACTCTCTAGAAGGACAAGCTCAAGCTTACCAGGGAGTAGTGATCAGCATGGAATCGCTTCGAGCACCAGCGATGCGTTTCCACCATGCAGGGGAACTGCCTTTTGTTGATGTCTCTGCTGGAGAGCTTTGGATAAACATCCTgcatgaaagtcttaaacttgAATTAACACCAAAATCTTGGACTGATTATCTTCACCTTACAGTTGGAGGTACTTTGTCGAATGCCGGAATCAGTGGGCAAGCATTCAAACATGGACCTCAGATCAATAATGTCTACCAACTTGAAGTTGTCACTG gTAAAGGAGAGGTGATTACTTGTTCAAAGGAGCAGAATGCTGACCTGTTCTATGGTGTACTAGGAGGACTAGGCCAGTTTGGTATCATCACAAGGGCTAGGATTGCTCTTCAACCAGCACCTAAAAAG GTCAAGTGGATCAGAGTGCTGTATTCAGATTTCTCAACATTTTCCAATGATCAAGAACAGTTGATATCATCCAAGGATTCTTTCGACTATGTAGAAGGATTTGTCATTATCAATAAAACAGGATTGCTGAACAACTGGAGGTCTACTTTCAATCCTAAAGATCCACTTCTAGCCACAAAGTTCAGTTCAGAAGGAAAAGTTCTCTACTGCCTAGAAGTTGCCAAATACTTCAATCCAGAAGAGACACCTAATACTGATCAG AATATCGATGTCCTCTTATCTAAGTTGAGTTATATCAAATCCACGCTTTTCCAATCAGAAGTCTCCTACGTGGAGTTCCTTGACAGAGTCCACGTGTCTGAGATGAAACTCCAAGAGAAGGGGTTATGGGATGTCCCTCATCCATGGCTAAACCTTTTAATTCCAAAGAGCAGGATTCATGACTTTGCACAAGAAGTTTTTGGGAAGATTCTTACTGACACTAGCCATGGGCCTATACTCATTTACCCAGTCAACAAATCAAA GTGGATAAAAGGAACATCAATGGTTACACCTGAAGAAGATGTCATGTATTTAATAGCATTTCTATCTTCTGCCATGCCATCTTCAACAGGAAAGGATGGACTAGAACATATTCTAAATAAGAACAAGAAGATACTGAACTTTTGCAATAAAGCACACATTGGAATGAAACAGTATTTGCCACACTACACAACACAGGAAGACTGGAAAGTTCACTTTGGCCCTCGATGGGAAACATTTGCTAGGAGGAAATCCACTTATGACCCTTTGTCTATCTTAGCTCCTGGACACAGAATTTTTGAAAGAGCATCACTCCTTAAACAATATTAA